A genomic segment from Lutibacter sp. A80 encodes:
- a CDS encoding pyruvate carboxylase subunit B: MKFDNHGVLKMAPVAYGADRAKATNPIKIQDLSFRDGHQSLFATRGRTEDMIPLAEQMDEIGFHAIETWGGATFDTMHRYLAEDPWERLRILKKHMPKTPFFMLLRGQNVVGYRNYADDVVQNFVQRACDNGIDIFRCFDALNDYRNFETAAKVVKQNNMHFQGTICYTLTEPRMGGEIYNIDYYINKAKELIDFGVDSICIKDMAGLIAPYDIYNLIVELKKITDIPLNLHTHFTSGMGDLSIFKAIEAGIDIVDTCMSPYAYRTSHAAIEPLVMSLLGTNRDTGFDIKKLSKISAQMEEIIPKYKHLANNPKYAIIDTDVILHQTPGGMLSNLVNQLKAMDSLDKLDDVFKMLPKVRKDLGQIPLVTPTSQIVGVQTVNNVLFDSYEGEYSRITQEVKDLCYGLYGKTTKPINPELRKKALKDYPRGEQHIECRPGSILEPEMAAVKEKSDGLAKDIDDELILALYPVTGKRFLKWKYGIEEIPKEAIPKTIEDVKKESDLIAKALAGELTAGKKANGQMHEMEVIVDGEKFNVAIPNNKAMARPARKKKEGKAVNKNEKAVLSPIPGMIVEYKKKNGDTVKAGEIIVVLEAMKMMNNFEANKDGVLSGIKYDSGDSVAKNDVLFVID, encoded by the coding sequence ATGAAATTTGATAACCACGGAGTATTAAAAATGGCACCAGTTGCTTATGGTGCAGATAGAGCAAAAGCCACAAACCCAATAAAAATTCAAGATTTAAGTTTTCGTGATGGACACCAATCTTTATTTGCAACCAGAGGTAGAACTGAAGATATGATTCCTCTTGCCGAACAAATGGATGAAATTGGATTTCACGCCATAGAAACTTGGGGTGGAGCTACATTCGACACCATGCATCGCTACTTAGCAGAAGACCCTTGGGAAAGATTAAGAATATTAAAAAAACATATGCCTAAAACACCTTTTTTTATGTTATTAAGAGGACAAAATGTAGTTGGGTATAGAAATTATGCAGATGATGTTGTACAAAATTTTGTACAAAGAGCTTGTGATAATGGTATTGATATTTTTCGCTGTTTCGATGCTTTAAACGATTACAGAAATTTTGAAACTGCAGCTAAAGTTGTAAAACAAAATAACATGCATTTTCAAGGCACTATCTGCTATACGTTAACAGAACCAAGAATGGGTGGTGAAATATACAATATAGATTACTATATTAATAAAGCAAAAGAACTTATTGATTTTGGAGTAGATTCTATTTGTATTAAAGATATGGCAGGCTTAATTGCTCCTTATGATATTTATAATTTAATTGTTGAATTAAAAAAAATAACAGATATCCCATTAAATCTTCATACACATTTTACATCAGGTATGGGAGATTTATCAATTTTTAAAGCCATTGAAGCTGGTATTGATATTGTAGACACTTGTATGTCTCCATATGCTTACAGAACCTCACATGCTGCAATTGAACCTTTAGTTATGTCATTATTAGGTACCAATAGAGATACCGGTTTTGATATTAAAAAATTATCTAAAATAAGCGCTCAAATGGAAGAAATAATTCCAAAATACAAGCACTTAGCTAACAACCCTAAATATGCCATTATAGATACCGATGTAATTTTACATCAAACTCCTGGAGGAATGTTATCTAACTTAGTGAATCAATTAAAAGCAATGGATTCTTTAGATAAGCTAGACGATGTATTTAAAATGCTTCCTAAAGTTAGAAAAGATTTAGGTCAAATCCCTTTAGTAACACCTACCAGCCAAATAGTTGGAGTGCAAACAGTTAATAATGTTTTATTTGATTCATACGAAGGTGAATACTCTAGAATTACACAAGAAGTTAAAGATTTATGTTATGGTTTATATGGAAAAACAACAAAACCAATTAATCCAGAACTTAGAAAAAAAGCTTTAAAAGATTACCCTAGAGGTGAGCAACATATTGAATGCAGACCAGGAAGTATTTTAGAACCAGAAATGGCTGCTGTAAAAGAAAAATCTGATGGATTAGCAAAAGATATAGATGACGAATTAATTTTAGCCTTATATCCTGTTACCGGTAAAAGATTCTTAAAATGGAAATATGGAATAGAAGAAATTCCAAAAGAAGCCATTCCAAAAACTATTGAAGATGTAAAAAAAGAAAGTGATTTAATTGCAAAAGCACTTGCTGGAGAATTGACTGCTGGAAAAAAAGCGAATGGTCAAATGCATGAAATGGAAGTAATTGTTGATGGTGAAAAATTCAACGTTGCAATTCCTAACAACAAAGCAATGGCTAGACCTGCACGTAAAAAGAAAGAAGGAAAAGCAGTTAATAAAAACGAAAAAGCTGTGTTATCTCCAATTCCAGGTATGATTGTTGAATACAAGAAAAAAAATGGCGACACTGTAAAGGCCGGTGAAATTATTGTTGTTCTTGAAGCCATGAAAATGATGAATAATTTTGAAGCTAATAAAGATGGAGTCTTATCTGGAATCAAATACGATTCAGGTGATTCTGTAGCTAAAAATGATGTATTATTTGTAATTGATTAA
- a CDS encoding DUF2892 domain-containing protein: MKSRLMNIIPGAFILISLLLAIKVNINWLWFTAFVGANLFQRGFTKWCLLEIILGKLGVKD, encoded by the coding sequence ATGAAATCAAGATTAATGAATATTATTCCTGGAGCTTTTATATTAATTAGTTTACTTCTTGCTATAAAAGTAAACATTAATTGGCTTTGGTTTACTGCATTTGTAGGTGCAAATTTATTTCAACGCGGGTTTACAAAATGGTGTTTGTTAGAAATTATTTTAGGTAAATTAGGGGTTAAAGATTAG
- a CDS encoding efflux RND transporter permease subunit: MKEGLAGGIAKVFMNSKLTILLMIMFMVIGVYSSFLIPREEEPQIDVPIADVFVSYPGASSIEVESRVIKPLEKIVSNIKGIEYVYSTSMNEQAMLIVQFYVGEDIERSFVKLYNEIMKHMDQMPQGVSMPLVKTRAIDDVPMLALTLWSETYDDYQLKQVANELTSEIEKINDVAITKTIGGRNRQVRVVLDKDKMAESGLDMLSITQKIQANNQQLTSGSFDSNNTEYLVNTGNFLTNIEDVENLVVGVQQNMPVYLKQIATITDGPEIPKEYVSFGYGKANELSENYDSEYPAVTISIGKRKGADAMKISEKILDKVEYLRQDLLPDDVHMTVTRNYGETASHKVSELLMHLIGSILAVTIVVMLAMGWRGGLVVFLSVPITFAMTLFSYYMLDYTLNRITLFALVFVTGIVVDDSIIIAENMHRHFKMKRLPFKQAALYAINEVGNPTILATFTVIASVLPMAFVSGLMGPYMSPMPIGASIAMIISLFVALTITPYLGYYILREKNKQEEKEKQGVETTFIFKLYNKLERPLLQNKKKRWVFLGLTSLLLLASMALFYTKGVAVKMLPFDNKNEFQVVIDMPEGTTLENTSAVTREIANYLSQRPEVDNYQSFVGTSAPITFNGLVRHYDLRGGSNMADIQVNLIDKENRSEQSHDVAKKLRAEIQTIGKHFNANVKLVEVPPGPPVMSTIVAEVYGPDYKEQINIAKQLKEIVSTTSDIVDVDDMIEANQTEFNFVIDKEKAMLNGVAPQQIVATLKMALSEQPISTLYKETANEQVGLVLALDEKEKSSINDIKQLKVISQMGVAIPVGDLIKVEEKIREKSIYRKNQKRVVYVIADMAGELESPVYGILNMSDRLGEIKVPTGFTLNEEFNQQPLHEDNYTVKWDGEWQITYEVFRDLGAAFAIAIFVIYLLIVGWFQNFKAPLVMLVAIPLSMVGIIVGHWLMGAFFTATSMIGMIALAGIMVRNSVLLIDFIELRLQDGVPLKQAVIEAGAVRTTPILLTAGTVVIGAFVILFDPIFQGLAISLMGGTITATVLTLLVVPLVYYMTEKHKHPEK, translated from the coding sequence ATGAAAGAAGGATTAGCTGGCGGAATAGCCAAAGTATTTATGAATTCAAAATTAACTATTTTGTTAATGATTATGTTTATGGTCATTGGTGTGTATAGTTCATTTTTAATTCCAAGAGAAGAAGAGCCACAAATAGATGTACCCATTGCAGATGTTTTTGTAAGTTATCCAGGAGCAAGTTCTATTGAAGTAGAATCAAGAGTAATAAAACCCTTAGAAAAAATTGTTTCAAACATAAAAGGAATAGAATATGTGTATTCTACTTCTATGAATGAACAAGCAATGTTAATAGTACAATTTTATGTAGGTGAAGATATTGAGCGTTCGTTTGTAAAGCTTTATAATGAAATTATGAAGCATATGGATCAAATGCCGCAAGGTGTTTCTATGCCATTGGTTAAAACAAGAGCAATTGATGATGTTCCAATGTTAGCACTTACATTATGGAGCGAAACATATGATGACTATCAATTAAAACAAGTTGCAAATGAATTAACTAGTGAAATTGAAAAAATTAATGATGTTGCAATTACCAAAACAATTGGTGGAAGAAATAGACAAGTACGTGTTGTTTTAGATAAAGATAAAATGGCAGAAAGCGGCTTGGATATGTTAAGTATTACGCAAAAAATCCAAGCAAATAACCAACAATTAACTTCAGGTAGTTTTGACAGTAATAATACAGAGTACCTTGTAAATACGGGAAATTTTTTAACAAATATAGAAGATGTAGAAAATTTAGTTGTTGGTGTACAACAAAATATGCCTGTTTATTTAAAACAGATTGCAACCATTACAGATGGACCTGAAATACCAAAAGAATACGTGTCTTTTGGTTATGGAAAGGCAAACGAATTATCTGAAAATTACGATTCAGAATATCCTGCAGTTACTATTTCTATAGGGAAAAGAAAAGGTGCTGATGCAATGAAAATATCAGAGAAAATACTTGATAAAGTAGAGTATTTACGTCAAGATTTATTGCCTGATGATGTACATATGACAGTTACACGTAATTATGGTGAAACAGCATCTCATAAAGTTTCTGAACTATTAATGCATTTAATAGGATCAATTTTGGCAGTAACAATTGTAGTTATGTTAGCTATGGGCTGGCGTGGTGGTTTGGTAGTATTTCTATCGGTTCCAATTACATTTGCTATGACGTTGTTTAGCTATTATATGTTAGACTATACCTTAAATAGAATTACACTATTTGCTTTGGTATTTGTAACAGGTATTGTGGTAGATGACTCTATTATTATTGCTGAAAATATGCACAGGCATTTTAAAATGAAACGACTGCCTTTCAAACAGGCTGCTTTATATGCTATTAACGAGGTTGGTAATCCAACAATTTTAGCAACATTTACTGTAATTGCATCTGTTTTACCAATGGCTTTCGTGTCTGGTTTAATGGGGCCTTATATGAGTCCAATGCCTATAGGAGCTTCCATTGCAATGATAATTTCTTTATTTGTTGCCCTTACAATTACACCTTATTTAGGGTATTATATTTTAAGAGAAAAAAATAAACAAGAAGAAAAGGAAAAACAAGGTGTAGAAACAACATTTATATTTAAGTTATATAATAAACTAGAAAGACCATTACTTCAAAATAAAAAGAAACGTTGGGTGTTTTTAGGACTTACTTCGTTACTATTATTAGCTTCAATGGCATTATTTTATACTAAAGGTGTAGCCGTTAAAATGTTACCTTTTGATAATAAAAATGAGTTTCAGGTGGTGATAGATATGCCAGAAGGTACAACTTTAGAAAACACTTCGGCAGTTACAAGAGAAATAGCTAATTATTTATCTCAAAGACCAGAAGTAGATAATTATCAAAGTTTTGTAGGAACTTCTGCACCAATTACATTTAATGGTTTGGTACGTCATTACGATTTACGTGGAGGTTCTAATATGGCAGATATTCAAGTAAACTTAATTGATAAAGAAAATCGATCAGAGCAAAGTCATGATGTTGCAAAAAAATTAAGAGCCGAAATTCAAACAATAGGAAAACATTTTAATGCCAATGTTAAATTGGTAGAGGTTCCACCAGGACCACCTGTAATGTCTACAATAGTTGCTGAAGTTTATGGGCCAGATTATAAAGAGCAAATTAATATAGCAAAACAATTAAAAGAAATTGTTTCAACAACTAGTGATATTGTTGATGTTGACGATATGATTGAGGCAAACCAAACAGAATTTAATTTTGTAATTGATAAAGAAAAGGCAATGTTAAATGGTGTTGCTCCTCAGCAAATTGTAGCAACTTTAAAAATGGCACTTTCTGAGCAACCAATTTCAACATTGTATAAAGAAACAGCAAATGAGCAAGTTGGCTTAGTATTAGCTTTAGATGAGAAAGAAAAATCTTCAATAAATGATATAAAACAATTAAAAGTTATTTCGCAAATGGGAGTTGCAATTCCTGTTGGAGACTTAATTAAAGTTGAAGAAAAAATAAGAGAGAAGTCAATTTACCGTAAAAATCAAAAACGTGTTGTATATGTAATTGCAGATATGGCTGGGGAATTAGAAAGTCCTGTGTATGGAATTTTAAATATGAGTGATAGATTGGGTGAAATTAAAGTCCCTACAGGGTTCACTTTAAATGAAGAATTTAATCAACAACCACTACACGAAGATAATTATACTGTAAAATGGGATGGAGAATGGCAAATTACATACGAAGTTTTTAGAGATTTAGGAGCTGCTTTTGCCATTGCAATATTTGTTATTTACTTATTAATTGTGGGTTGGTTCCAAAACTTTAAAGCGCCTTTAGTTATGTTAGTTGCAATTCCGCTTTCTATGGTTGGTATTATTGTTGGTCACTGGTTAATGGGAGCGTTTTTTACTGCAACGTCTATGATTGGTATGATTGCTTTAGCAGGTATTATGGTGCGGAATTCAGTATTGTTGATTGACTTTATTGAGTTAAGGTTGCAAGATGGAGTGCCATTAAAACAAGCTGTAATAGAAGCTGGTGCTGTTAGAACAACTCCAATTTTACTAACTGCTGGAACCGTGGTAATAGGTGCATTTGTAATTCTATTTGATCCAATTTTCCAAGGTTTAGCAATTTCATTAATGGGGGGAACAATTACAGCAACTGTTTTAACTTTATTAGTAGTACCACTAGTATATTATATGACAGAAAAACATAAACACCCAGAAAAATAA
- a CDS encoding uracil-xanthine permease family protein, which yields MKQNQILTNTSNPVKRIIIGIQFLFVAFGATVLVPLLIDIDPAVALFTAGVGTLIFHLITKGKVPVFLGSSFAFIAPIIAATKLYGYPGALGGIIAVGIVYSIVSAIIKLWGLRVIEKIFPAVVVGPVIMIIGLSLASTGVDMAKSNWPIAIAVLATAIIIVTFTKGLIKLIPIFIGIVVGYVISIFTGLVDFSPVNEAAWFAFPKFTSPEFNWGAILYMIPVAIAPIIEHIGDMYAIGGVANKKFVKDPGLHRTLLGDGVATAFAGFFGGPPNTTYSEVTGAVALTKITDPRVLRIAAVTAIVFSVIGKISAILKTIPSAVLGGIMLLLFGMIASIGIRTLIDAKTDFSITRNQVIVSIILTVGIGGAQIGFGNFSLAGIGLASVVGVILNLILPNKSKPIKGSHVEE from the coding sequence ATGAAACAAAATCAAATTTTAACCAACACTTCAAACCCAGTAAAAAGAATAATTATTGGAATTCAATTTTTATTTGTTGCTTTTGGGGCAACAGTATTAGTACCACTTTTAATTGATATAGACCCTGCAGTAGCTTTATTTACAGCAGGTGTTGGAACATTAATATTTCATCTAATAACCAAAGGAAAAGTCCCTGTTTTTTTAGGAAGTAGTTTTGCTTTTATTGCGCCTATAATTGCTGCGACAAAATTATATGGTTACCCTGGTGCATTAGGAGGTATTATTGCAGTAGGTATTGTTTATTCAATAGTCTCTGCTATTATAAAATTATGGGGATTACGTGTTATTGAAAAAATATTTCCAGCAGTTGTAGTGGGGCCTGTTATTATGATTATAGGGTTGTCTTTAGCTTCAACTGGTGTAGATATGGCTAAATCTAATTGGCCAATTGCAATTGCAGTTTTAGCTACAGCTATAATTATTGTGACTTTTACAAAAGGGTTGATTAAATTAATTCCAATATTTATAGGAATTGTTGTAGGTTATGTAATATCAATTTTTACAGGTTTGGTAGATTTTTCACCGGTAAATGAAGCAGCTTGGTTTGCTTTTCCAAAATTTACATCACCTGAGTTCAATTGGGGAGCAATTTTATATATGATTCCAGTTGCAATTGCACCTATTATTGAGCATATAGGTGATATGTATGCAATTGGAGGTGTTGCAAATAAAAAGTTTGTGAAAGATCCAGGTTTACACAGAACGTTATTAGGTGATGGTGTAGCAACTGCATTTGCTGGCTTTTTTGGAGGACCACCAAATACAACGTATTCTGAAGTAACAGGAGCTGTTGCTTTAACAAAAATTACTGATCCAAGAGTGTTACGTATTGCAGCTGTTACAGCAATTGTGTTTTCGGTTATAGGTAAAATTAGTGCTATTTTAAAAACAATTCCTTCGGCTGTTTTAGGAGGTATTATGTTGTTGCTTTTTGGTATGATTGCTAGTATTGGAATTAGAACATTAATAGATGCAAAAACAGATTTTTCAATTACTAGAAATCAAGTTATTGTTTCTATTATTTTAACCGTTGGAATTGGGGGTGCTCAAATAGGGTTTGGAAACTTTTCTTTAGCAGGAATTGGTTTGGCTTCTGTTGTTGGGGTAATTTTAAATTTAATTTTACCAAATAAATCTAAACCTATTAAGGGTAGTCATGTAGAAGAATAA
- a CDS encoding acyl-CoA carboxylase subunit beta: MKVVDKIAHLIERRKKTVQMGGKDRIEKQHAKGKLTARERLNLLFDEDTFHEVDAFVKHRSVNFGMESIEIESDGVIVGYGLVNGRTVFAYSQDFTSRGGSLGEMNASKICKIMDLAIKAGAPIVGLNDSGGARVEEGVDALKGYGDIFFRNSRASGVVPQISAIMGPCAGGAVYSPAMTDFVFMVKETSHMFITSPYVIKTVTGEETTFEDLGGAMVHNSKSGNAHFACENDEDCIEQIRDLLDYLPNNNMENAPILETGDDPKRMCDTLDNIIPDDSKVPYDMKEIIEEVLDGNDFYEVHEYFAENCIVGFGRLNNRSVGIIANQPMILAGCLDIDASDKISRFMRTCDAFNIPLITFVDVPGYLPGVHQEWNGIIRHGAKLLWSYSESTVPKITVVVRKDYGGAYLAMSSKHLGADMVFAWPTSEIAVMGAKGAVEVISSYKQEINNAADKTAKTTEKINEYEKAFNVPYLAAERGYIDEVILPSETRERLIAALEALSSKSEITPPKKHGNIPQ, translated from the coding sequence ATGAAAGTTGTTGATAAAATAGCCCATTTAATTGAACGCCGAAAAAAAACAGTGCAAATGGGCGGCAAAGATAGAATTGAAAAGCAACACGCAAAGGGCAAGCTAACAGCTCGTGAGCGCTTAAACCTTTTATTTGATGAAGATACTTTTCATGAAGTAGATGCATTTGTAAAACACAGATCTGTAAACTTTGGGATGGAATCCATAGAAATTGAATCTGATGGTGTTATTGTAGGCTACGGATTGGTAAACGGCAGAACAGTTTTTGCTTATTCACAAGATTTTACATCTAGAGGTGGTTCTTTAGGAGAAATGAATGCTTCTAAAATATGTAAAATAATGGATTTAGCAATAAAAGCAGGTGCTCCAATTGTTGGATTAAACGATTCTGGTGGCGCAAGAGTTGAAGAAGGTGTAGATGCCTTAAAAGGCTATGGAGATATTTTCTTTAGAAATTCGAGAGCTTCAGGTGTAGTTCCTCAAATCTCTGCAATTATGGGACCTTGTGCTGGTGGTGCCGTATACTCTCCTGCAATGACCGATTTTGTTTTTATGGTTAAAGAAACAAGCCATATGTTTATTACGAGTCCTTATGTAATTAAAACTGTAACTGGAGAAGAAACTACTTTTGAAGATTTAGGAGGTGCAATGGTTCACAATTCAAAAAGTGGTAACGCACATTTTGCTTGTGAGAACGATGAAGATTGTATAGAACAAATTAGAGATCTTTTAGATTACTTACCTAATAACAATATGGAAAATGCTCCAATTTTAGAAACTGGTGACGATCCTAAAAGAATGTGTGACACCCTAGATAACATTATCCCAGATGATTCTAAAGTGCCATACGACATGAAAGAAATTATTGAAGAAGTACTTGATGGTAATGATTTTTATGAAGTCCACGAATATTTTGCTGAAAACTGTATTGTTGGCTTCGGTAGGTTAAATAATAGATCTGTTGGTATTATAGCAAACCAACCAATGATTTTAGCAGGATGCTTGGATATTGATGCTTCCGATAAAATTAGTCGTTTTATGAGAACTTGTGATGCTTTCAACATCCCTTTAATTACGTTTGTTGATGTTCCTGGATATTTACCAGGCGTACATCAAGAATGGAATGGAATAATAAGACATGGAGCTAAATTATTATGGAGTTATTCAGAATCTACTGTGCCAAAAATAACCGTTGTTGTTAGAAAAGATTACGGAGGTGCATATTTAGCAATGAGCTCAAAACATTTAGGAGCTGATATGGTTTTTGCCTGGCCAACTTCAGAAATTGCCGTTATGGGTGCTAAAGGCGCTGTAGAAGTAATCTCTAGCTACAAACAAGAAATAAATAACGCAGCAGATAAAACAGCAAAAACAACTGAAAAAATTAATGAATATGAAAAAGCTTTTAATGTTCCATATTTAGCTGCAGAAAGAGGCTATATTGATGAAGTAATTTTACCAAGTGAAACTAGAGAAAGACTTATAGCTGCTTTAGAAGCTTTAAGTTCAAAATCTGAAATAACACCACCAAAAAAACACGGAAACATTCCACAATAA